A genomic region of Haladaptatus sp. R4 contains the following coding sequences:
- a CDS encoding universal stress protein produces MYERILLPTDGTPSTERAIEQALELADMCGASLHVLSVVDKTIVPTDVRADILYDELETECAEAVAEVEAAANEAGIDVETTIEHGTPHKIILDYVDEHDIDCIVMGTHGRKGLDRYLLGSVTAKVVRLSKIPVLTVRMNGYG; encoded by the coding sequence ATGTACGAACGGATTTTACTGCCCACGGATGGAACGCCGTCCACCGAGCGGGCCATCGAGCAAGCACTCGAACTCGCTGACATGTGTGGCGCGAGCCTTCACGTCCTGTCGGTCGTCGATAAGACCATCGTCCCGACGGACGTTCGTGCCGACATCCTTTACGACGAACTCGAAACGGAGTGTGCAGAAGCGGTGGCGGAGGTCGAAGCAGCGGCGAACGAGGCGGGAATCGACGTGGAAACGACGATAGAGCACGGAACGCCGCACAAGATCATCCTCGACTACGTCGACGAACACGATATCGACTGTATCGTGATGGGAACACACGGGCGCAAGGGACTCGACCGATATCTCCTCGGGAGCGTCACCGCGAAGGTCGTTCGCCTCTCGAAGATACCCGTGCTGACGGTCAGAATGAACGGATATGGGTGA
- a CDS encoding ABC transporter permease: MFLFEAILLGMFGSALGALVGYLGGYVAAQLIGLPLTFRVEWFGIAVVVGVFVGIVAGIYPAWDASHSTPSTRSATSETGVGPLGEDVWATLAAQTVHVNCFSGSKNDRDGANCFFAVRSENRSLHNSALPSTEPVPTFPSS, translated from the coding sequence TTGTTCCTGTTCGAGGCGATACTCCTCGGCATGTTCGGGTCCGCGTTGGGTGCGCTCGTCGGGTACCTGGGAGGCTACGTCGCCGCACAACTCATCGGGCTTCCGCTCACCTTCCGGGTGGAGTGGTTCGGCATCGCGGTGGTGGTCGGCGTCTTCGTCGGCATCGTCGCGGGAATCTATCCGGCATGGGACGCGTCCCACTCGACCCCATCGACGCGCTCCGCTACGAGTGAGACGGGTGTTGGACCGCTGGGAGAGGACGTTTGGGCGACCTTGGCCGCTCAAACCGTTCACGTGAACTGTTTCAGCGGTTCCAAAAACGACCGCGACGGAGCGAACTGTTTTTTCGCCGTTCGTTCGGAAAATCGGTCGCTGCACAACAGCGCGTTACCCAGTACGGAACCCGTACCTACCTTCCCTTCATCGTAG
- a CDS encoding cytochrome ubiquinol oxidase subunit I: protein MLDPTTASRLQFALTTIVHIIFPVMSMGLAPFLVYFTWKEVRTGEAIYEQLRRFWVRIFAVSFVVGTVTGLVLEFEFGTNFAAFAAASGDLFGGPLAVEGMMAFFLEATFLGIFVFGRERVSDRLYLLSSILVGLGTWLSAVWILVANSWMQTPRGYSVAMENGHPVITLVDPIAAYLNPRFPWMFVHMQNAAVLSVALFMAGVAAYYIRRGRADDERFWRATLKIALVAMLITAPLQVIHGDAYARHVAITQPQKFAAMEAVWETASYVPEYIVAFPTSLSDILNPRAKDIFGIGIPGGASWLVSGGNSQAQITGLNQFQGSPPVAIVFWSFRLMVGLGFWFIALALWGGFRWRAGELFEDNRFLRALIWSSLLGFFAVEVGWIVTEVGRQPWVVQGVMKTSAGVSSGLTGGEATLTLLGFVGAYSALLVVYGYVVRRIIRGGAPEVQRTRREMPGQEVAVDD, encoded by the coding sequence ATGCTCGATCCGACGACTGCAAGCCGACTTCAATTCGCACTGACGACAATCGTACACATCATCTTCCCCGTGATGAGCATGGGGCTCGCTCCGTTCCTCGTCTACTTCACGTGGAAGGAGGTACGGACGGGAGAAGCGATCTACGAACAACTTCGACGGTTTTGGGTGCGAATATTCGCCGTCAGCTTCGTCGTCGGGACCGTCACCGGACTCGTTCTCGAGTTCGAGTTCGGGACCAACTTCGCGGCGTTCGCCGCCGCGTCCGGCGACCTGTTCGGCGGCCCGTTGGCCGTCGAAGGGATGATGGCCTTCTTCCTCGAAGCGACGTTCCTCGGAATTTTCGTCTTCGGCCGTGAACGCGTTTCGGACCGTTTGTATCTACTTTCCTCCATTCTGGTCGGACTCGGCACGTGGCTTTCGGCGGTGTGGATTCTGGTCGCCAACTCGTGGATGCAGACGCCACGCGGGTACTCGGTGGCGATGGAGAACGGACACCCGGTTATCACGCTCGTGGATCCGATCGCCGCCTACCTCAATCCGCGATTCCCATGGATGTTCGTTCACATGCAGAACGCGGCCGTCCTCTCGGTCGCGCTGTTCATGGCCGGTGTCGCGGCGTACTACATCCGGCGCGGACGGGCCGACGACGAGCGATTCTGGCGTGCGACGCTCAAGATAGCGCTCGTCGCCATGCTGATCACCGCACCGTTGCAGGTCATCCACGGCGACGCGTACGCCCGCCACGTCGCGATCACACAGCCACAGAAGTTCGCCGCGATGGAGGCGGTGTGGGAGACCGCGTCGTACGTTCCGGAGTACATCGTCGCCTTCCCGACGTCGCTCAGCGACATCCTCAACCCACGGGCGAAGGACATCTTCGGTATCGGTATCCCCGGCGGGGCGTCGTGGCTCGTGAGCGGCGGCAACTCACAGGCCCAAATCACGGGACTCAACCAGTTCCAAGGGTCGCCGCCGGTCGCCATCGTCTTCTGGTCGTTCCGCCTGATGGTCGGGTTGGGCTTCTGGTTCATCGCCCTCGCGCTGTGGGGCGGGTTCCGCTGGCGGGCGGGCGAACTGTTCGAAGATAACCGTTTCCTCCGTGCGCTCATCTGGTCGTCCCTGCTCGGATTCTTCGCGGTCGAGGTCGGGTGGATCGTCACCGAAGTCGGCCGTCAACCGTGGGTCGTGCAGGGGGTGATGAAGACGAGCGCTGGCGTCTCGTCCGGACTCACCGGCGGGGAAGCGACGCTGACGCTTCTCGGCTTCGTCGGCGCGTATTCGGCGCTGTTGGTCGTGTACGGGTACGTCGTCCGCCGTATCATCCGGGGCGGGGCACCCGAAGTGCAACGGACACGCCGCGAGATGCCCGGTCAGGAGGTGGCCGTGGATGATTGA
- a CDS encoding ABC transporter permease, protein MNVLESIRISWRNIREHKLRSTLTTLGVIIGVAAVITFVTLGASLQADIVNTVAGGNAATMYVSAQSPSQNGIPNFGGTGGQTIFTQHDVDGIRSLDGVQAAVPESGMAASTVAFNGTSVGRQWVVVTSPSYFSVKDQQFVAGKSFRSGKREVVLNEPATRMFGDGNVSVGDKITVTRAATGQQINATVTGVVKASGESTLGISSGPTPRIFAPTDPFYQRTVNSPATNSTQRVYGRILVLSNNPARVDAVQGRVYTYLGEHSDARKLKSQNYKFKVTTQEELVNQVKRVSDTFTAYISGIALISLIVVPSASPTSCW, encoded by the coding sequence ATGAACGTTCTCGAAAGTATTCGAATCAGCTGGCGGAACATTCGGGAGCACAAACTCCGCTCGACGCTGACGACGCTCGGCGTCATCATCGGCGTGGCGGCGGTCATCACGTTCGTCACGCTCGGCGCGAGTTTACAGGCGGATATCGTCAACACCGTCGCGGGCGGAAACGCGGCGACGATGTACGTTTCGGCACAGTCGCCGAGTCAGAACGGCATCCCGAACTTCGGAGGCACCGGCGGACAGACGATCTTTACTCAGCACGATGTCGATGGCATCCGGTCGCTCGACGGCGTGCAAGCCGCCGTTCCGGAGAGTGGTATGGCTGCTTCGACGGTAGCGTTCAACGGGACGAGCGTCGGCCGTCAGTGGGTGGTTGTCACGTCACCATCGTACTTCAGCGTGAAGGACCAGCAGTTCGTCGCCGGGAAGTCGTTCCGGAGCGGGAAACGCGAAGTCGTCCTGAACGAACCGGCCACGCGAATGTTCGGTGACGGCAACGTCTCCGTCGGGGACAAGATCACCGTTACCCGTGCGGCTACCGGTCAACAGATAAACGCGACGGTGACGGGAGTCGTGAAGGCCTCGGGCGAAAGCACGTTGGGTATCAGCAGCGGCCCGACACCACGGATTTTCGCGCCGACCGATCCCTTCTATCAGCGAACGGTGAACAGCCCAGCGACGAACAGCACGCAGCGGGTGTACGGTCGCATCCTCGTGCTCTCGAATAACCCCGCCCGCGTGGATGCGGTGCAGGGCCGCGTCTACACGTACCTCGGGGAGCACTCGGACGCACGAAAACTGAAATCGCAGAATTACAAATTCAAGGTGACGACACAGGAGGAACTCGTCAATCAGGTCAAACGGGTCAGCGACACGTTCACGGCGTACATCTCCGGCATCGCCCTCATCTCGCTCATCGTCGTGCCATCGGCATCGCCAACATCATGCTGGTGA
- a CDS encoding phosphotransferase family protein, which yields MKTLALESYLAAELGIDVDEVDVLADGLNLILGISTEDDEKYVVRRETKLRDASYMTDVETEYKVMRRLADTPIPMPRPLAFCDDKSVLGGPFFVMSALDGETVSLGSDLPERFRNPRSRERIAHQLIDTLADVHSQAVEPFADVCERRTAREQVENAVERLDAATSVTEHDVPKLQSAGEWLLRNAPSHSKTTLIHGDFRPGNVLFSNSNRPEITGVLDWESAKLGDPLTELGYLLLRWRDEGDPTLSLDELEAKYPNHDSIRELREDNENGLAPFTAKPGSPTRRELVARYEERTGFSFKHERFYRAHAAFLLAVVWEDLHRHDVESGTEPEEDPYIEYMGIVANSIIDGEFEL from the coding sequence ATGAAGACGCTTGCACTCGAATCGTATCTCGCGGCGGAACTCGGAATCGACGTGGACGAAGTCGATGTACTCGCCGACGGGCTCAATTTGATTCTCGGGATTTCGACCGAGGACGATGAAAAGTACGTGGTACGCCGGGAAACCAAGTTGCGGGACGCTAGTTACATGACCGACGTGGAGACGGAGTACAAGGTGATGCGACGACTCGCCGATACGCCGATACCGATGCCGCGACCGCTCGCGTTTTGTGACGACAAATCGGTTCTCGGCGGTCCGTTCTTCGTCATGAGCGCCCTCGACGGCGAAACGGTCTCCTTAGGGTCCGACCTTCCCGAACGGTTTCGGAATCCACGGTCTCGGGAACGGATAGCCCACCAGTTGATTGACACACTCGCCGACGTTCACTCGCAGGCAGTCGAACCGTTCGCGGATGTTTGTGAGCGGCGGACCGCACGGGAACAAGTCGAGAATGCCGTCGAACGGCTCGACGCGGCGACGAGCGTGACGGAACACGACGTGCCAAAACTCCAGTCCGCTGGAGAATGGCTTCTGCGGAATGCTCCCTCGCATTCAAAAACGACCCTCATTCACGGAGATTTCAGGCCGGGAAACGTCCTTTTCTCGAACTCGAATCGTCCCGAAATCACCGGGGTTCTCGACTGGGAATCGGCGAAACTCGGCGACCCGCTGACCGAACTCGGCTATCTCCTGCTCCGCTGGCGTGACGAGGGGGACCCGACGCTATCCCTCGACGAACTCGAAGCGAAATATCCGAATCACGACTCGATACGGGAGTTGCGCGAGGACAACGAGAACGGACTGGCCCCGTTCACGGCAAAGCCCGGCAGTCCGACCAGGCGTGAGTTGGTTGCCCGCTACGAGGAACGAACGGGATTCTCATTCAAACACGAACGGTTCTATCGGGCGCACGCGGCATTTCTGCTGGCGGTGGTGTGGGAGGACCTTCACCGCCACGATGTCGAATCCGGGACGGAACCGGAAGAGGACCCCTATATCGAGTACATGGGGATAGTAGCGAACAGCATCATCGACGGTGAATTCGAACTGTAG
- a CDS encoding glycosyltransferase family 39 protein, translating into MLYFYIGTHPYGSFGAGLYFHIAEQIQTNGYVLPKTIPNYTPAGVPFAYPPLMFYVVALLQNVTHLDAFTIARFLPGLVSVAYLVPLYFLARDLFGSRPQAALATLIVAVSPPVLQWHISSGGIVRAPAMLFSLVGIYAGLHLFRDGDERWLAPALIAFTLTVLTHPMYTIFFVISFLLLYARFDRSLRGMGYGLIVGLGGLVLTAPWWLSVIAMHGSSVFSGAAGTHGGLGGAVPALYALLRQQIHEPPFLSAWHLLPVVGCLWLVWRKEYFLPAWLVVIMATMDEARFVFLIGALISARFIFEGILRWIRKSASVGRNEIVTFSVVLLATIGLSGGMLYATGGLNAHAGSPSLPGFVDNNDVEAMSWASTNTDPSAQFVVLGDAAEWFPQQTHRTIAVGPWGVEWKGHQQYRYQLHHFRTLSRSHTAAALTSKLMRMDVHPQYVYVPKGAYTIRGMRHTQPSMMLSTMQSSPQYHLVFENDGVAVFEMADGWYPSGPGPSGPMPV; encoded by the coding sequence GTGCTGTATTTCTATATCGGGACACATCCGTACGGGTCGTTCGGTGCCGGACTGTACTTTCACATCGCCGAACAAATACAGACCAACGGCTACGTTCTGCCGAAGACGATTCCGAATTACACCCCTGCTGGCGTCCCGTTCGCGTACCCGCCGCTCATGTTCTACGTGGTGGCTCTGCTCCAGAACGTGACGCATCTGGATGCGTTCACCATCGCCCGGTTTCTCCCCGGATTGGTTTCGGTCGCGTATCTCGTCCCGCTCTACTTCCTTGCGCGAGACCTGTTCGGTTCGCGCCCGCAAGCGGCGCTCGCAACGCTCATCGTCGCCGTCAGTCCGCCGGTGCTCCAGTGGCACATCTCGTCCGGTGGTATCGTTCGCGCCCCGGCGATGCTGTTCTCGCTGGTGGGAATATATGCCGGATTACACCTCTTCCGTGACGGGGATGAACGATGGCTCGCGCCCGCACTCATCGCGTTCACGCTCACCGTGCTCACTCACCCGATGTACACCATCTTCTTCGTCATCAGTTTTCTCCTGCTCTACGCGCGGTTCGACAGGTCGCTTCGCGGGATGGGCTACGGCTTGATCGTCGGTCTCGGCGGCCTCGTCCTCACGGCACCGTGGTGGTTGTCGGTCATCGCCATGCACGGTTCGTCCGTCTTCAGCGGCGCGGCCGGAACCCACGGCGGCCTCGGCGGTGCGGTTCCGGCGTTGTACGCGCTCCTCAGGCAGCAGATACACGAACCGCCGTTCCTCTCGGCGTGGCACTTGCTCCCCGTAGTCGGGTGTCTCTGGCTGGTCTGGCGGAAGGAGTACTTCCTCCCCGCGTGGCTGGTCGTCATCATGGCGACGATGGACGAGGCTCGATTCGTCTTCCTCATCGGGGCGCTCATCAGCGCCCGGTTTATCTTCGAGGGCATCCTTCGATGGATCCGGAAATCGGCGTCCGTCGGTCGGAACGAAATCGTCACCTTCTCGGTCGTGTTGCTCGCCACCATCGGCCTCAGCGGCGGGATGTTGTACGCGACGGGCGGACTGAACGCTCACGCTGGCAGTCCGTCGCTGCCGGGGTTCGTCGATAACAACGACGTGGAGGCGATGTCGTGGGCGAGCACGAACACCGACCCATCGGCGCAGTTCGTGGTCCTCGGCGACGCGGCGGAGTGGTTCCCACAGCAGACACACAGGACCATCGCCGTCGGGCCGTGGGGCGTCGAGTGGAAGGGCCATCAGCAGTATCGCTATCAGTTACATCACTTCCGGACGTTATCCCGGAGCCACACCGCCGCGGCGCTGACGAGCAAACTGATGCGGATGGACGTTCACCCACAGTACGTCTACGTGCCGAAGGGGGCGTACACGATTCGCGGCATGCGTCACACCCAACCGTCGATGATGCTGTCCACGATGCAGTCGTCGCCGCAGTATCATCTCGTGTTCGAGAACGACGGCGTCGCCGTCTTCGAGATGGCTGACGGTTGGTATCCGTCGGGTCCCGGCCCGAGCGGACCGATGCCGGTGTGA